A part of candidate division WOR-3 bacterium genomic DNA contains:
- a CDS encoding glutamate mutase L — protein MNVKDPKRILATDCGSTTTKAILIEKRGEEYRLIVRGEAPTTVESPFEDVTKGVLNAVREVEELANVKILDGEHIIKGVKGSEGVDFYVSTSSAGGGLQMMVAGVVLTMTAESAARAALGAGAIVMDVIASNDGRLPHEKIERIRNLRPDMILLSGGIDGGTISHVVELAELIRAADPKPRFGIGYKLPVIYAGNKDARQAILDILKENTALVIVENIRPVLERENLNPARHKIHDLFMEHVMAHAPGYKKLMEMTDVPIMPTPGAVGLLVETVARKENITVIGVDIGGATTDVFSVFQGVFNRTVSANLGMSYSISNVLAETGIENIMRWLPFEIEERDLRNRIRNKMIRPTTIPHTLEDLKIEQAIAREALSLAFEQHKSMAVGLKGIQQERTISDTFAQTMTGETLIDLMALNLLIGSGGILSHAPRRNQAAMMMIDAFLPQGITKLAVDSIFMMPHLGVLSTVHEQSATEVFNKDCLVPLGYCIAPVGEGREGVNVLKIKIIDEKGTSEKVMKYGEIELIPVPVDKKIKVVLHPERGFDVGNGKGKVLEAELQGGVVGIIIDCRGRPFILPEDKKKRIELLRKWFSAVRMYPE, from the coding sequence ATGAACGTAAAAGATCCTAAAAGAATTCTCGCAACAGATTGCGGCAGCACCACTACCAAGGCGATCTTAATTGAAAAAAGAGGTGAGGAATACCGTCTTATCGTCCGGGGTGAGGCACCTACGACCGTAGAATCGCCCTTTGAGGATGTCACCAAAGGGGTTTTAAACGCGGTACGCGAAGTGGAAGAACTCGCCAATGTGAAAATCCTTGATGGGGAGCATATCATCAAAGGAGTTAAGGGTTCTGAAGGCGTTGATTTTTATGTCTCCACCTCTTCGGCAGGTGGTGGTCTCCAGATGATGGTAGCGGGTGTGGTTTTGACCATGACCGCAGAAAGTGCAGCCCGGGCAGCACTTGGCGCCGGCGCGATTGTCATGGATGTGATTGCCTCCAATGATGGCCGGTTACCCCATGAAAAGATCGAAAGGATCAGGAACCTGAGACCGGATATGATTCTACTTTCCGGAGGCATTGATGGAGGAACCATTTCCCATGTGGTGGAACTGGCGGAATTGATAAGGGCCGCTGATCCCAAACCCCGGTTTGGTATCGGATACAAATTGCCCGTGATCTATGCAGGTAACAAAGATGCGCGGCAGGCGATACTTGATATTCTGAAAGAGAATACTGCATTGGTGATTGTGGAAAACATCCGGCCGGTGCTGGAACGCGAGAACCTCAATCCTGCCCGCCACAAGATTCACGATTTATTCATGGAGCATGTGATGGCTCATGCCCCGGGCTATAAGAAACTCATGGAGATGACCGACGTTCCTATAATGCCTACACCTGGTGCAGTCGGTTTACTTGTGGAAACAGTAGCACGTAAAGAAAATATCACGGTGATCGGGGTAGACATCGGTGGTGCTACGACCGATGTCTTCTCAGTTTTCCAGGGTGTCTTCAACCGGACGGTGAGTGCCAATTTGGGTATGTCTTATTCCATAAGCAATGTTCTTGCCGAGACCGGGATAGAAAACATAATGCGCTGGCTGCCCTTTGAGATTGAGGAACGAGACCTGCGTAATCGAATCCGGAATAAGATGATAAGACCCACTACCATTCCCCATACCCTTGAGGACTTAAAGATTGAGCAGGCAATCGCCCGAGAGGCACTTAGTCTGGCTTTTGAGCAGCATAAGTCAATGGCTGTGGGATTAAAAGGTATTCAACAGGAAAGGACGATCTCCGACACCTTTGCCCAGACAATGACTGGGGAAACGCTGATCGATCTTATGGCTTTGAATCTTTTGATCGGTTCGGGCGGGATTCTTTCCCATGCCCCACGTCGGAATCAGGCAGCAATGATGATGATCGATGCCTTCCTCCCACAGGGCATAACCAAACTGGCGGTTGATTCCATATTCATGATGCCGCATCTGGGTGTTCTTTCTACAGTCCATGAACAATCTGCGACCGAGGTATTTAATAAAGACTGTCTTGTGCCTTTAGGCTACTGCATCGCACCCGTAGGTGAAGGTAGGGAAGGTGTGAATGTATTAAAAATAAAGATCATTGACGAAAAGGGAACGAGTGAAAAAGTTATGAAATATGGAGAGATAGAGTTGATTCCGGTCCCGGTCGATAAGAAAATAAAGGTTGTACTCCATCCAGAGCGGGGTTTTGATGTGGGCAATGGTAAGGGAAAAGTTTTGGAAGCTGAACTCCAGGGAGGTGTTGTCGGCATCATCATCGATTGCCGGGGTCGACCTTTCATACTTCCCGAAGATAAGAAGAAACGGATTGAGTTATTGAGAAAATGGTTCAGTGCGGTGCGGATGTATCCTGAGTAA
- the rpmF gene encoding 50S ribosomal protein L32 yields the protein MPVPKRRHSHSRKNKRRSQFKMTPRQYIECPKCHSPKLPHRVCPVCGTYKDTLIVAPKEEKS from the coding sequence ATGCCTGTTCCCAAAAGAAGACATTCACATTCCAGAAAGAATAAAAGGCGTTCTCAATTCAAGATGACGCCAAGGCAATATATTGAATGTCCAAAATGCCACAGTCCAAAATTGCCGCATCGGGTCTGCCCGGTCTGTGGCACCTATAAAGATACTTTAATTGTTGCCCCCAAAGAAGAAAAGTCTTAA
- the plsX gene encoding phosphate acyltransferase PlsX gives MKIGFDLMGSDGSPHVEIEALKLLKEDIRSEIIVVGKGDYEMEVRNLGFEYCIAEEVVGMHEIPSVAVRQKRNSSLGVLFTMLKRNEIDALVSAGNTGAIMGFSFFELGTIEENTKPGLAITFPTQSGYSIVIDVGANIKPKPVDLLYYGVMGSVLARIVLKKENPRVGLLNVGSESMKGDEIRQKAYQLLKEGIANFVGNIEGNNLMKGFVDVIVTDGFTGNVLLKYSEGIVDALWNMLRETVDAAMRRRFGQFLVKPAMKDLKAKFSYEEYGGGILVGVNGVVIICHGHSSPLALKNAILMAKGCVASNIIEEIRKVMKK, from the coding sequence ATGAAAATCGGTTTTGATCTAATGGGGTCAGATGGTTCCCCCCATGTTGAGATTGAGGCTTTAAAACTCTTAAAAGAAGATATCCGAAGTGAAATCATCGTCGTGGGTAAGGGTGATTATGAAATGGAGGTGCGCAACTTAGGTTTCGAATACTGTATTGCCGAAGAAGTCGTGGGCATGCATGAAATTCCGAGTGTGGCGGTTAGACAGAAACGTAACTCATCGCTCGGGGTGCTTTTTACAATGCTCAAAAGAAATGAGATTGATGCCTTGGTGAGTGCTGGTAATACCGGTGCGATAATGGGCTTCAGTTTCTTTGAACTGGGAACGATTGAAGAGAATACCAAACCAGGATTGGCGATCACTTTCCCCACCCAATCCGGGTATTCGATCGTTATTGATGTCGGTGCAAATATCAAACCCAAACCAGTCGATCTCCTTTACTATGGCGTCATGGGTTCGGTTCTGGCCCGGATTGTGTTAAAAAAAGAGAATCCCAGGGTGGGACTTCTTAATGTAGGCTCTGAAAGCATGAAAGGCGATGAGATAAGGCAGAAGGCATACCAGTTATTAAAAGAAGGGATTGCAAACTTTGTGGGTAATATAGAAGGGAATAACTTGATGAAGGGATTTGTCGATGTAATAGTTACCGATGGTTTTACTGGCAATGTTCTTTTGAAATATTCGGAAGGTATCGTCGATGCCCTCTGGAATATGCTCAGGGAAACGGTAGATGCTGCGATGCGGCGGAGATTCGGTCAATTTCTCGTAAAACCGGCGATGAAGGATTTAAAGGCAAAATTCAGTTATGAAGAATACGGGGGCGGTATACTGGTTGGGGTCAATGGGGTGGTGATCATCTGCCACGGCCATTCTTCACCCCTTGCTTTAAAAAATGCCATTCTCATGGCAAAAGGCTGTGTAGCATCAAATATTATTGAGGAGATAAGAAAGGTGATGAAAAAATGA
- a CDS encoding beta-ketoacyl-ACP synthase III: MRAYIAGLGTYVPEKILTNFDLEKIVETSDEWITTRTGIKERRIADADKATSDLAVIAAQRALEDAQTKPEEIDAIILGTATPDMLFPSTACIVQSRLGARQIMAFDISAGCSGFIYGLGIAEAMIKNGYNNILVIGAETLSKVMDFTDRATCVLFGDGAGAAVIKKTNDADCGIIASYFAADGSDWRLLHQPAGGSRIPASEESVKNRLHYIKMEGNEVFKLAVRAMIESAIKTLQKANLSSKDIALLIPHQANIRIIEATAKRLEIPMEKVYVNLHRYGNTSAASIPIALAEARAEGRIKKGDYVLMVAFGAGFTWGGVLIQM; encoded by the coding sequence ATGAGAGCTTACATTGCTGGTCTTGGTACATATGTACCCGAAAAAATCTTAACCAATTTTGATCTGGAAAAAATTGTGGAGACTTCGGATGAGTGGATAACTACTCGCACCGGAATAAAAGAGCGGCGGATCGCTGATGCGGATAAAGCTACCAGTGATCTGGCGGTCATTGCTGCCCAAAGGGCATTAGAAGATGCGCAGACCAAACCTGAGGAGATTGATGCGATCATCCTGGGAACAGCCACTCCGGATATGCTTTTCCCTTCCACTGCCTGTATTGTCCAGAGCCGACTTGGGGCACGGCAAATCATGGCATTTGATATATCGGCAGGTTGTAGCGGATTTATCTATGGCTTAGGGATTGCTGAGGCGATGATAAAAAATGGCTACAATAATATTCTCGTGATCGGTGCCGAGACATTGAGTAAGGTGATGGATTTCACCGACCGGGCAACCTGTGTATTATTTGGTGATGGCGCAGGTGCCGCGGTGATAAAGAAGACCAACGATGCAGACTGCGGAATAATTGCCTCCTACTTTGCGGCGGATGGTTCAGACTGGAGACTTCTCCACCAACCCGCGGGAGGTTCAAGAATTCCAGCTTCAGAAGAATCCGTCAAAAACCGCCTGCACTATATTAAGATGGAAGGGAATGAGGTCTTCAAACTTGCAGTCCGGGCAATGATTGAATCGGCAATAAAAACCTTACAGAAGGCGAATCTTTCTTCCAAGGACATCGCCTTATTGATACCCCATCAGGCTAACATTCGGATCATTGAAGCCACGGCTAAGCGACTGGAGATACCGATGGAAAAAGTCTATGTGAATCTTCACCGCTATGGTAACACCTCAGCGGCTTCCATCCCTATTGCCCTTGCAGAAGCCCGGGCCGAAGGTCGGATAAAGAAAGGTGATTATGTCCTGATGGTGGCTTTTGGTGCCGGCTTCACCTGGGGTGGAGTCCTCATCCAGATGTAA
- a CDS encoding aspartate kinase, whose amino-acid sequence MALTVVKFGGTSVANAELIKRAARRVARLKQTSDVVVVVSAMGHTTDELIQLSKQITENPRAREMDMLLTAGERISVALFTMALHKFNVQAISFTGSQVGIITDNRHTDARIIEIKGERLKNAISHGFVPVVCGFQGVSFEKEITTLGRGGSDTTAVALAAALNAQKCIIYTDVDGVFTEDPNRFPGVKKIKRISYEEMLELASRGAKVLHPRATGIGARFGVPIEVRNSFTNKPGTLITQLSGMEHPKPKAITHTEDLYLITLVQVPKNPAYLSQITAELTNGGVHLKFFFHGISEAPKFDLSFITPLEERDQVKKIIDRLVKRLRITEIKESLDICSLSLIGFGIGSEHKILAEIFRELARVKIHIEAVTTSELSINIFLKKRYLENAINTLLAKFKLKD is encoded by the coding sequence ATGGCACTTACGGTAGTAAAATTTGGCGGCACCTCGGTAGCGAATGCCGAACTCATAAAGAGGGCCGCCCGCCGGGTTGCACGGTTGAAACAAACGAGTGATGTAGTTGTGGTCGTTTCCGCAATGGGTCATACCACCGATGAATTGATTCAGCTATCAAAACAGATCACGGAAAATCCCCGGGCCAGAGAGATGGATATGCTCCTCACTGCCGGAGAAAGGATTTCAGTAGCATTATTTACGATGGCACTCCACAAATTTAATGTCCAGGCTATTTCATTTACGGGTTCGCAAGTGGGGATTATCACTGACAACCGACACACCGATGCCCGGATCATTGAGATCAAAGGAGAGCGTCTGAAGAATGCTATCAGCCACGGTTTTGTTCCAGTGGTCTGTGGATTTCAGGGAGTGAGTTTTGAAAAGGAGATTACAACCCTGGGTCGGGGAGGTTCGGATACAACAGCAGTGGCACTGGCTGCGGCATTAAATGCGCAGAAATGTATAATTTATACCGATGTAGACGGGGTATTTACTGAGGACCCTAACCGATTTCCAGGAGTGAAGAAGATCAAAAGAATTTCTTACGAAGAGATGCTGGAACTTGCCAGTCGGGGTGCTAAAGTATTACATCCCCGGGCAACCGGAATTGGTGCTCGTTTTGGGGTTCCCATTGAAGTACGTAACAGTTTCACCAATAAACCCGGAACCCTCATCACCCAACTTTCGGGCATGGAGCATCCTAAACCTAAGGCGATCACTCATACCGAAGATCTTTACTTGATAACCCTTGTCCAGGTGCCCAAAAATCCAGCCTATCTCTCCCAGATCACGGCAGAGTTGACTAATGGTGGAGTGCACTTAAAATTTTTCTTCCATGGGATTTCTGAAGCACCTAAATTTGATCTATCATTTATCACCCCCTTGGAAGAGAGGGATCAGGTAAAAAAGATCATCGACCGGTTGGTGAAAAGATTAAGGATAACCGAAATCAAAGAATCACTGGATATCTGTTCATTAAGCCTCATTGGTTTTGGAATCGGGTCAGAACATAAAATCCTCGCGGAAATTTTCCGGGAGCTTGCCCGGGTAAAAATCCACATTGAGGCCGTCACCACCTCGGAATTATCAATCAATATTTTTTTAAAGAAAAGGTATTTGGAAAACGCCATCAATACTCTTTTAGCCAAATTCAAATTGAAAGATTGA
- a CDS encoding clostripain-related cysteine peptidase, protein MRNFLFIGILPLTLLAREWTVLVYMAADNALSAFADSDIVEMKNIGADENFAILVQVDKPDIGACRYYVGKDTLYNLGEMGLIDMCDWHTLQDFLVWGVMLFPARRYFLILWDHGTGWTLAPRRTFGSDWSAGSELSIARGDLRRALKGFYEITGKRLNLIGFDACNMQQSEILTELKDYARFCIAPQTVWPIAGFPYEHILYNFKINPKIDEQKLGMSIIEICRNYYSDQPSALSLVDLQNLNRLIATLKTNIDLLLKNPPDPGFKNIRNQVQTISLFNPEPHPEDDFIDLGDFLRLLNEYRATKETSELVTAYNTTVLKSEAWGAGLARVSGITAWFPDRYPEFKNLVDLYTLLSYRESHWPQFLNWFYGEDDIRPTTCILSASGPGRDNDFRLFWTPSFDLAPVFYNLVECNDTILIFYDNCEDSVHWFFNGFTLVSNFAYEGNGSFFSGNSSNLNNTLVTKNVFRIETLGLLDFYLFYNTEDRVDSFLVEWETKKAVFYGRSGSWQNIRMVLPPGNGPLRFYYRTNGSINNGGVYIDRIRLYNLASGRYVRYDLTDTALYVYNKLKGKYYYGVYPLDLYNNEGNLSNFVSLNIVDYAVPYSIPNPFLDNCEIILDYPDGIQPEVYIYSITGRLVKRFAGSEIVNKKIFWDGKDKKGKPVSAGLYFVLLKSNTINKIGKIARRQ, encoded by the coding sequence GTGCGTAATTTTTTATTCATCGGGATCCTGCCCTTGACATTACTGGCTCGGGAGTGGACAGTATTAGTATACATGGCTGCAGATAATGCACTCAGTGCTTTTGCCGATAGTGATATCGTGGAGATGAAAAACATCGGTGCCGATGAAAATTTTGCCATTTTGGTACAGGTTGATAAACCCGATATTGGTGCCTGTCGTTATTATGTTGGCAAAGATACCCTCTACAATCTCGGCGAAATGGGCTTGATTGATATGTGTGATTGGCACACCCTGCAGGATTTTCTGGTATGGGGGGTGATGCTTTTTCCTGCCCGGAGGTATTTCCTCATCCTCTGGGATCACGGCACAGGTTGGACCCTGGCACCGCGAAGAACCTTCGGGAGTGATTGGTCTGCCGGAAGCGAACTGAGCATTGCCCGGGGCGATCTCCGGCGCGCATTAAAAGGATTCTATGAAATCACCGGTAAGCGATTAAATCTGATCGGTTTTGATGCCTGCAATATGCAGCAGAGTGAGATATTAACCGAATTAAAGGATTATGCCCGGTTCTGCATTGCGCCTCAGACGGTCTGGCCGATTGCGGGATTTCCCTATGAGCATATTCTCTACAATTTTAAAATAAATCCTAAAATAGATGAACAGAAATTGGGCATGAGCATCATTGAGATCTGTCGGAACTATTATTCTGATCAACCATCCGCCCTTTCGCTCGTGGACCTCCAGAATCTTAACCGTTTAATAGCAACTTTAAAGACCAATATCGACCTTTTGCTCAAAAATCCTCCAGACCCGGGTTTCAAAAATATCCGCAATCAGGTTCAAACCATTTCCTTATTTAATCCTGAGCCGCATCCAGAAGATGATTTTATCGATCTGGGTGATTTTTTAAGATTATTAAATGAATATCGGGCAACGAAAGAAACAAGCGAGTTGGTAACCGCCTATAATACCACCGTGCTTAAATCTGAAGCCTGGGGAGCCGGTCTTGCCCGGGTAAGTGGCATCACCGCCTGGTTTCCAGATCGCTATCCAGAATTCAAAAATCTTGTTGATTTGTATACATTATTGAGTTACCGCGAATCGCACTGGCCACAATTTCTGAACTGGTTTTATGGAGAAGATGATATAAGACCAACGACTTGCATTTTATCAGCCAGCGGTCCGGGTCGGGATAACGACTTCCGCCTTTTCTGGACTCCATCCTTCGACCTTGCTCCGGTATTCTACAATCTCGTTGAATGCAATGATACAATTTTAATTTTTTATGATAACTGTGAAGACTCTGTGCACTGGTTTTTTAACGGTTTTACGCTCGTGAGCAATTTCGCTTACGAGGGGAATGGTTCATTCTTTTCAGGCAATAGTAGTAATCTCAATAATACCTTGGTCACAAAGAATGTTTTTCGGATTGAGACCTTGGGGCTTCTTGATTTTTATCTCTTTTACAATACCGAAGACCGGGTTGATTCTTTTCTCGTGGAATGGGAGACCAAAAAGGCAGTTTTTTATGGACGATCGGGTAGCTGGCAGAATATCCGGATGGTTCTTCCCCCGGGAAACGGGCCGCTGAGATTTTATTATCGCACCAACGGGAGTATAAATAACGGTGGTGTTTATATTGATCGGATAAGGTTATACAATCTTGCTTCCGGACGGTATGTCAGATATGACCTCACCGATACCGCTTTATATGTCTATAATAAATTAAAAGGCAAGTATTATTATGGAGTTTATCCCCTGGACCTTTACAATAACGAGGGAAATCTTTCTAATTTCGTTTCGCTAAATATCGTCGACTACGCGGTTCCTTATTCCATTCCCAACCCCTTTTTAGATAATTGCGAAATTATTCTTGATTATCCCGATGGCATTCAACCGGAAGTTTATATCTACTCCATTACCGGCAGGCTCGTCAAAAGGTTTGCTGGTTCTGAAATAGTAAACAAAAAAATTTTCTGGGATGGTAAGGACAAAAAAGGAAAACCTGTCAGTGCTGGTCTGTATTTTGTGCTTTTAAAAAGTAACACCATTAATAAAATTGGTAAAATAGCGAGGAGACAATGA
- a CDS encoding isoaspartyl peptidase/L-asparaginase, with amino-acid sequence MKNLVIIANGGAGGINYPHRRAQGLKKAVSIGYEILKNGGSSLDAVERAIMVLEDTTIFNAGTGSTLGLTGEVEMDASIMTSLGNFGAVAAIKNVRYPIQVARLVMEKTDHLLLCGEGALRFARLCGIKYHNPKTKEKERMWLRAKKRLKSEYFPKIYQLKELYETVGVVALDKNGMITVGTSTGGISLHLPGRVGDTPIIGAGTYANKFGGVSATGHGEMIMKTLLAFRTVNLMEKYSAPVAGKMAISYATRQKCRAGLIGIDRHGKILCINNTEAMSWCYIKDGIMKSFY; translated from the coding sequence ATGAAAAATCTGGTGATAATTGCTAATGGAGGGGCAGGTGGTATAAACTATCCCCACCGCCGGGCTCAAGGTTTAAAAAAGGCAGTAAGCATTGGGTATGAGATCTTAAAAAATGGTGGTTCAAGTCTTGATGCCGTAGAACGGGCAATAATGGTTTTGGAAGACACGACGATTTTTAATGCGGGAACGGGCTCAACCCTTGGTCTGACCGGAGAAGTGGAAATGGATGCCTCGATCATGACCTCGCTGGGTAATTTTGGGGCAGTGGCAGCGATAAAGAATGTCCGTTATCCCATTCAGGTGGCGCGTCTGGTGATGGAAAAGACCGACCATCTGCTTTTGTGTGGTGAGGGTGCATTGCGCTTTGCCCGGCTCTGTGGTATAAAATATCACAATCCCAAAACGAAGGAGAAAGAAAGGATGTGGCTGCGGGCAAAAAAAAGATTAAAGAGTGAATATTTTCCGAAAATTTATCAATTGAAGGAACTTTATGAAACCGTTGGGGTTGTGGCGCTCGATAAAAATGGGATGATAACCGTCGGTACCTCCACCGGCGGTATTTCACTCCACCTACCGGGACGGGTCGGTGATACACCGATCATCGGTGCCGGAACCTATGCAAATAAATTCGGCGGGGTTTCGGCGACAGGTCACGGAGAAATGATCATGAAGACATTGCTCGCTTTCCGCACCGTCAATCTGATGGAAAAGTATTCGGCTCCGGTTGCTGGCAAGATGGCGATAAGTTATGCCACACGCCAGAAATGCCGTGCTGGTTTGATCGGTATTGATCGTCACGGAAAAATCCTATGTATCAATAATACTGAAGCAATGTCCTGGTGTTATATTAAAGATGGTATCATGAAATCCTTTTACTAA
- a CDS encoding DUF362 domain-containing protein: MKKYVYIVEGEDLNIAIAKIFGYFPELVLENKNVFVKPNMLRIARPEECIITDPALIAGVVDHLIKNSAHVMVGDNPIPQKVNEIETAKQCGFYAASRGRFKNVGRFVKKVKIKHRNVKEVYVSREIIESEILISLPKFKTHELTILSIAIKNQFGIIPGGLKPHLHYQCPTLDDFCELLIEIYNIKKPDLIIVDALNIVDARGRKYRLNKLIAGTDGWAVDYVCALIAGIKPEVCPVLRLGIKKGMLNPEQIVIKEELPALKGFKVPLSAPIKNILAGIGSRVFARIQNFWAPALNVNRCNQCHSCANVCPARAIYDFKIDYKKCIKCYCCLEVCPQNAIKRYLKII, encoded by the coding sequence ATGAAAAAATACGTCTATATTGTTGAAGGGGAAGATTTAAACATAGCCATCGCCAAAATATTCGGTTACTTCCCGGAATTGGTTTTGGAGAACAAGAATGTATTTGTCAAACCTAATATGCTGCGCATTGCGCGGCCTGAAGAATGTATAATAACAGACCCTGCCCTGATCGCGGGAGTGGTTGATCATCTAATAAAAAATTCTGCCCATGTAATGGTAGGAGATAACCCCATTCCCCAAAAGGTAAACGAAATTGAAACGGCAAAACAGTGCGGTTTTTACGCGGCAAGCCGCGGCCGGTTTAAAAATGTAGGAAGGTTTGTAAAAAAAGTCAAAATAAAACACCGGAATGTAAAAGAAGTTTATGTCTCCCGGGAGATAATTGAGAGCGAGATATTGATCTCCTTACCGAAATTCAAGACCCACGAATTAACGATTCTCAGCATTGCCATTAAAAATCAATTTGGTATCATCCCCGGCGGTTTGAAACCCCACTTACACTATCAATGTCCAACACTTGACGATTTTTGTGAACTTTTGATTGAAATATATAACATTAAAAAACCTGATTTGATAATCGTGGATGCCTTGAACATCGTTGATGCCCGGGGCAGGAAATATCGATTAAATAAACTCATCGCTGGCACTGATGGATGGGCGGTCGATTATGTCTGTGCACTCATCGCTGGGATAAAACCTGAGGTGTGTCCAGTGCTTAGACTCGGGATAAAAAAAGGGATGCTCAATCCAGAACAGATTGTGATTAAAGAAGAGCTCCCGGCTTTGAAAGGTTTTAAAGTTCCGCTTTCCGCACCGATTAAAAATATCCTTGCTGGCATCGGGAGTCGGGTTTTCGCCCGCATCCAAAATTTCTGGGCACCGGCTTTAAATGTAAATCGCTGTAATCAGTGCCATTCCTGTGCGAATGTCTGTCCTGCACGGGCAATATATGATTTCAAAATTGATTATAAAAAATGTATCAAGTGTTATTGTTGCCTGGAGGTCTGCCCCCAGAATGCCATAAAAAGATACTTAAAGATCATTTAG
- the rsmA gene encoding 16S rRNA (adenine(1518)-N(6)/adenine(1519)-N(6))-dimethyltransferase RsmA: MPRRLGQHFLNSVLVARKISIFAGVENESVLEIGAGKGMLTQELAKGARCVYAVEIDPKYAASLRAKQLANVEVINEDFLKMNLNRYQNLVVVGNIPYSITTKILEKLTKMRNCLKRAILTLQKEYGERLLAQPGSPSYSSITCYINYYFQVIKGFLIKARFFNPPPKVDSIVLALIPHHPPFVLDDEVQFFDFVKGLFRYRRKTLKNALIHHLGTLPDGLNSKLLTQRPEKLSLVQFYELYNKAKTTF, from the coding sequence ATGCCAAGGCGTTTAGGACAACATTTTTTAAATAGTGTATTAGTAGCACGAAAAATAAGTATATTCGCGGGTGTGGAAAATGAAAGTGTCTTAGAAATCGGCGCTGGTAAAGGAATGCTTACCCAGGAACTTGCCAAGGGGGCAAGGTGCGTCTATGCAGTGGAGATCGATCCAAAATATGCAGCAAGCCTCCGTGCCAAGCAGCTTGCCAATGTTGAGGTGATAAATGAAGATTTTTTGAAGATGAATCTGAATCGTTACCAGAATTTGGTGGTGGTCGGGAACATTCCCTACAGTATTACCACCAAAATTTTGGAAAAACTTACCAAGATGCGGAATTGTCTGAAAAGGGCAATATTGACCCTCCAGAAAGAATATGGAGAAAGACTCCTTGCCCAGCCCGGATCCCCTAGTTATAGTTCAATCACCTGCTATATCAATTATTACTTCCAGGTAATCAAAGGATTTCTCATTAAAGCCCGATTTTTTAATCCGCCGCCGAAAGTTGATTCAATCGTCTTAGCATTAATCCCCCATCATCCACCATTTGTTCTGGATGATGAAGTCCAATTTTTTGATTTTGTCAAAGGACTATTTCGCTACCGACGGAAAACCTTGAAGAATGCCCTGATTCACCATCTCGGGACCCTGCCGGATGGATTAAACAGCAAGCTCCTTACCCAAAGACCCGAAAAGTTATCGTTAGTCCAATTCTATGAGTTATACAATAAAGCAAAAACCACTTTTTGA
- a CDS encoding TatD family hydrolase, protein MIDTHCHLVDPQFSHDLEEAIERARAAGLKYIINIGYDLNTSISALQMNEIYDFLLPAVGIHPNESVEESLNQMESIETLLSNKQVVAIGETGLDYHRNYSPPEVQESLFRYHINLARRYNLPLIIHTRNSITDVLRILEEENYHRGVFHCYSGTYEQAKKIMDLGFYLGFGGVLTFSKNMREVFLRLPLDFILLETDAPFLAPASKRGRRNEPAFIREILNFASGLKGLSPERLEGITDQNAGNLFSLKSIA, encoded by the coding sequence GTGATTGATACCCACTGCCATTTAGTTGACCCCCAATTTAGCCATGATTTAGAAGAAGCAATTGAACGGGCCAGGGCAGCAGGTCTTAAATACATAATCAATATCGGTTACGACCTAAACACGAGTATCTCCGCACTACAAATGAATGAAATTTATGACTTCCTACTCCCGGCCGTGGGCATCCATCCAAATGAGTCCGTAGAAGAATCATTAAACCAGATGGAATCAATAGAAACTCTCTTGAGCAACAAACAGGTAGTTGCGATCGGTGAGACCGGGCTTGATTATCACCGCAATTATTCACCACCGGAGGTCCAGGAATCATTATTTCGTTACCACATTAATCTTGCCCGAAGATATAATCTTCCCTTGATTATCCATACTCGAAATTCAATAACCGATGTCCTACGGATATTGGAAGAAGAAAATTACCACCGGGGCGTTTTTCATTGCTATAGTGGCACCTATGAGCAGGCAAAGAAGATAATGGATTTGGGTTTCTATCTCGGTTTTGGCGGTGTTTTGACATTTTCTAAAAATATGCGTGAAGTATTTCTCCGCTTGCCTCTGGATTTCATTCTTTTGGAGACTGATGCCCCTTTTCTCGCCCCGGCAAGCAAACGGGGCCGGAGAAATGAGCCGGCATTCATTCGTGAAATTCTAAATTTTGCATCAGGCCTAAAGGGGTTATCACCGGAACGACTGGAGGGAATTACTGACCAAAATGCGGGTAATTTATTCTCTTTGAAAAGTATAGCATAA